In Drosophila nasuta strain 15112-1781.00 chromosome 2R, ASM2355853v1, whole genome shotgun sequence, a single genomic region encodes these proteins:
- the LOC132785974 gene encoding F-actin-monooxygenase Mical isoform X6 → MSRQHQRHHQQQQLQQQQQQHQQQQLLTAQQQQQQALLMAEHAAAAEAAELFDLLCVATTMRQILALHRAMCEAVGLRPSPLNDFYPKLKAKVRSWKAQALWKKFDARAAHRVYGKGNACSGTRVLVIGAGPCGLRTAIEAQLLGAKVVVLEKRDRITRNNVLHLWPFVITDLRNLGAKKFYGKFCAGSIDHISIRQLQCMLLKVALLLGVEIHEGVSFDHALEPSGDGTGWRAAVTPSDHAVSHYEFDVLIGADGKRNMLDFRRKEFRGKLAIAITANFINKKTEAEAKVEEISGVAFIFNQAFFKELYSRTGIDLENIVYYKDETHYFVMTAKKHSLIDKGVIIEDMADPAELLAQANVDTQKLHDYAREAAEFSTQYQMPNLEFAVNHYGKPDVAMFDFTSMFAAEMSCRVVVRKGCRLLQCLVGDSLLEPFWPTGSGCARGFLSSMDAAYAIKLWSNPQNSTLGVLAQRESIYRLLNQTTPDTLQRDISAYTVDPATRYPNLNRESVNSWQVKHLIDTDDPAILEQTFMDTHALQLPHAETPGKRKRRSGDTLPQGASLLRWISAQLAAYQFTAELKEPSDVFRNGRVLCALINRYRPDLIDFAATKEMSPLECNELAFAVLERELHIDRVMNAKQSLELTDVESRIWLNYLDQICELFRGEIPHIKHPKMDFSDLRQKYRINHTHAPPDFSKLLQTKPKAKSPMQDAVDVPTTVVQRRSVLDEERAKRQRRHEQLLNSNGVAAAAGGGAAASPGGSNQLPQAQSDTPRRSKKRRQADKTANIVKLILKTALFHEISNVISAFESINEEERQQRLKEIEENRQDRMSRRRQQRFHQTQNFYKSLQLLQAGKLLREGGEGLAEGVAEDGTPFEDYSIFLYRQQAPIFNDRVKELERKLLFPDRERGDIPSALPRNAADEQFSDRIKNMEQRMTGRPGHGSDKKPKDLMRAIGKIDSNDWNVREIEKKIELSKKTEIHGPKGREKVPKWSKEQFQARQHKMSKPQRQDSREAEKFKEIDTTLRNLDKQLKEGHNLDVGERGRNKVASIAGQFVKKDETQSDEKNASSNATTNTNTVIPKSSSKVALAFKKQAASEKCRFCKQTVYLMEKTTVEGLVLHRNCLKCHHCHTNLRLGGYAFDRDDPQGRFYCTQHFRLPPKPMPQRVNKRRSAAAQPASPAAAPQSATAAAAAEDEQPMDTLPVQADLLDNSRAAASADNMSDDEANIIDEHEWNGRNFLPESNNDSQSELSSSDESDTDTDSQFEEADDSPFGAQTLQLASDWIGKQYCEDSDDSDDFYDSSEGIADDGKDDTEGEEFKKARELRREEVRLQPLPVNLPTDTETEKPQVGNDNKENVERASLKSANSFESAQSQPSTPVPTPIATPTRAQLEQLERNAPRKFSSEIEAISEKLYHLNNMVKMNKDLEVLAKENLVKSDILRKLTLKEKWLAENAAIAAGMSNSNPSAVKPSSSIVAAAVAVGIAPPKSKFDEKYEKVVSPPPHPVVEVKPKPVIDFNLDELKPRKPNFEERPKEQLKRPESLKKPPPLSPKPERKSSANVSRSSSIKSNASSHSPQLRKAPLPNENKMQIENILGTMKKLQRQHSSELDEDMDIDEEPSNPQLSNKLKEIGASSFAGTMDHIKSQMVTPTVHTASVDLSKYFPNQKQEKSNAGNINKNQKTLKDVDLARYFPSSPAPQRRAVETVAERLKKSQTEAVLAPSKEAKDESKTGAKVETKLESKTDNKVEPKVDPKTKPVPPKRQASLNSFSLRDHQLDGALDLSKKKAPVKVVTTSKTPAKVAAPTKTPVTKTPSATSVGKTTTTTKGKVKIVKKIVPKGTKAKKAAAAAAAAATKVTGITDTTEMQPEEPQVPRDEAERILDEILADGATRSPSSEYQKLFNDEKSPSDLSDKIERILEDTGLDLELGLPRRSSKKLVKTKSLGEGDFDMQPKRLTGVQNILKRFESMSSVHSQNSDEQSSFKLRRMESSTSNMSSLNRSRESLVSVSDSMSDLERTMDYLRNEWRNEATNFLQKKRDKFYAQKEEQQKPIELPKEQQKVMELPVQYRDSKLAKFFGLATRKSPEKRKSPEKRKSPEKRKSPLKKLKSPSKSLKASKTNNSLEELAKISNARQAKKTPAKLPEKVNKVEKKLPVKVAPPKPATPVPDDFEILDLLDKATEAKELERSKTKSPLVEIALVVEATSEVLNVEPEATVERTVVVEDIKNLPKTGCDKSLNNSRRGSQASLVLSRRQSEVSLTEKLQLDALEVLQSIELEREALADVEHVDDMFQSMVDELEQTPAQEPTIYMDDELDADSLCTTISKSPSAQPVTVVKRGSSEEHSIEKLLGDVSDEMLVNVDFDSNDELVGIASSVKQSVNSSVERDFVDKLESLERDEVPLNNTPRFGQTLQPNMDEVDGGCFPSRPQRRQKSSSSSSEPTLPVAPQRLKKKLAKLTPDSMPPSVQDLLQQLSPKIEKETQATPEEPMKFPRLAVEEDVVDHPKAVNLKTPEMQRKQPATVASSPKSLDSQSNSLKSENSSRGSLIEPPKLVTPPKSQRSKENSLDWDMEKLPVSPMPRRKQPPVVAASKESSLEWDMEKLPNSPMPPRRRIAAPKSANVSPSNSIQLLNNLPSAEDEQRIIEEFERERRQALIKRDESFEAAAAEQRRQESQQSSSNSSASKRSLPPPTPPTPPTTRRGTTQDTGSRRESIRKDGTPPMFKKLDLGDDSNSTLDTTTASTRRSSFAFIELQDNKPVIVPMPRKLHLPKLEPAKYVPEVRDEAEPVPEVFKDRAWPKPQTGELHADSEDEDLEEEDPKSKLPEYARSDSPPSAAFQNRQWPDGKTVFDQTDAKPSLEADDILGLLDSSRPKPRRFNNKPRSQSPQPFKPLADSARLSSKSVSDLKKNTPVSGSMHSLSAQSSQDTDTRSTATTVATSRPLSYVVNYDEPEDANMKALLDRSKRLHNRKREFVNERVVERNPYMRDVIRSTDRADYEPDEELSSYRPRHYTTKAPSSRFPSSSSYARTSAPRSNYDYLSSNSLAGSSSDYLSRRPYTGLGTSSAATTSSSSGYYPSSTHLSDLFRRRNPATSSSSSYGLPSSSKESRRFNYYLY, encoded by the exons ATGAGTCGCCAGCATCAGCGgcatcaccagcagcagcagctgcaacaacagcagcagcagcatcagcagcaacaactgctgaccgcacagcagcaacaacaacaggcgcTGCTGATGGCCGAACATGCCGCTGCCGCTGAGGCCGCCGAGCTCTTCGATCTGCTCTGCGTGGCGACCACAATGCGTCAGATACTGGCGTTGCATCGCGCCATGTGCGAAGCGGTCGGATTGCGGCCATCGCCACTGAATGATTTCTATCCCAAGCTCAAGGCCAAGGTGCGTTCGTGGAAGGCGCAAGCGTTGTGGAAGAAGTTCGATGCACGTGCCGCACATCGGGTCTATGGCAAGGGCAACGCCTGCTCTGGGACACGAGTGTTGGTCATAGGCGCTGGGCCGTGTGGTCTGCGCACTGCCATCGAGGCACAGCTGCTGGGCGCCAAGGTTGTGGTGCTGGAGAAACGTGATCGCATCACACGCAACAATGTGCTCCACCTTTGGCCATTTGTCATCACCGATTTGCGTAATCTGGGTGCCAAGAAGTTCTACGGCAAGTTCTGTGCCGGCTCCATTGATCACATCTCCATCAGGCAGCTGCAATGCATGCTGCTCAAGGTGGCACTGCTGCTGGGTGTTGAGATCCACGAGGGCGTCAGCTTCGATCATGCGCTGGAGCCCAGTGGGGATGGCACTGGATGGCGTGCGGCAGTTACTCCGTCGGATCATGCTGTCTCGCACTATGAGTTCGATGTGCTCATCGGTGCCGATGGCAAACGCAACATGCTCGACTTTCGACGCAAAGAGTTTCGCGGCAAATTGGCCATTGCCATCACGGCGAATTTCATCAACAAGAAAACCGAAGCGGAGGCCAAAGTGGAGGAAATCAGCGGTGTGGCGTTCATCTTCAATCAGGCGTTCTTCAAGGAGCTCTACAGTCGCACGGGAATCGATCTCGAGAACATTGTGTACTACAAGGATGAGACGCATTACTTTGTGATGACGGCAAAGAAGCACAGTCTGATCGACAAGGGCGTCATCATCGAAGATATGGCAGATCCCGCAGAGCTGCTTGCTCAGGCCAATGTGGACACACAAAAGCTCCACGATTATGCGCGCGAGGCAGCGGAGTTCTCCACGCAATATCAAATGCCCAATCTGGAGTTTGCTGTCAATCATTATGGCAAACCCGATGTGGCCATGTTTGATTTTACCTCCATGTTTGCGGCCGAGATGTCGTGTCGCGTTGTCGTGCGCAAAGGATGTCGCTTGCTTCAGTGTTTGGTGGGCGACAGTTTGCTCGAACCCTTCTGGCCCACGGGATCGGGTTGTGCGCGTGGCTTCTTGTCCAGCATGGATGCAGCGTATGCCATCAAGCTGTGGTCCAATCCACAGAATAGCACACTTGGTGTGCTGGCACAGCGAGAGAGCATCTATCGACTGCTGAATCAAACCACACCGGATACGCTGCAACGTGATATTAGCGCCTATACCGTGGATCCGGCCACACGCTATCCGAATCTGAATCGCGAATCGGTGAACAGTTGGCAGGTGAAGCATCTGATTGACACCGATGATCCCGCAATACTCGAGCAAACGTTCATGGACACACATgcgctgcagctgccacatgcCGAGACGCCGGGCAAACGCAAGCGGCGCAGCGGAG ATACGTTGCCACAAGGCGCCAGTTTACTGCGCTGGATCAGCGCACAGCTGGCCGCCTATCAGTTCACAGCCGAGCTCAAGGAACCATCCGATGTGTTCCGCAATGGACGTGTGCTCTGTGCGCTTATCAATCG CTATCGACCCGATCTAATCGACTTTGCGGCCACCAAGGAGATGAGTCCGCTGGAATGCAATGAGCTCGCCTTTGCTGTGCTGGAACGTGAACTGCACATTGATCGTGTGATGAATGCCAAACAATCGCTGGAACTCACGGATGTCGAATCACGCATTTGGCTGAACTATTTGGATCAAATCTGTGAACTGTTTCGCGGCGAAATACCGCACATTAAGCATCCCAAGATGGATTTCAGTGATTTGCGGCAAAAGTATCGCATCAATCACACCCATGCACCGCCCGATTTCTCCAAGCTGCTGCAAACGAAGCCCAAGGCCAAGTCCCCGATGCAGGATGCCGTCGATGTGCCCACCACTGTGGTGCAACGTCGTTCGGTGCTGGACGAGGAGCGTGCCAAGCGGCAGCGTCGCCACGAACAGCTGTTGAACAGCAACGGCGTGGCAGCCGCTGCTGGCGGTGGCGCCGCAGCGAGTCCCGGGGGCAGCAATCAGTTGCCACAAG CTCAAAGTGATACGCCGCGTCGATCGAAGAAGCGTCGCCAGGCTGACAAAACGGCAAACATT GTTAAACTCATACTGAAAACAGCTCTCTTTCATGAAATCAGTAACGTCATAAGCGCATTTGAATCCATCAACGAG GAGGAGCGTCAGCAGCGTTTGAAAGAGATCGAGGAGAATCGACAGGATCGCATGAGTCGCCGACGTCAGCAGCGTTTCCATCAGACGCAGAATTTCTACAAAagtttgcagctgctgcaggcGGGCAAATTGTTGCGCGAAGGCGGCGAAGGTCTCGCTGAGGGCGTGGCCGAGGATGGCACACCGTTCGAGGACTATTCGATATTTTTGTATCGCCAACAAGCGCCCATATTCAACGATCGTGTCAAGGAGCTGGAGCGCAAGTTGCTCTTTCCC gATCGTGAACGTGGCGATATCCCATCAGCGTTGCCACGCAATGCGGCCGATGAACAGTTCAGCGATCGCATCAAGAACATGGAACAACGGATGACAGGACGTCCGGGACATGGCAGTGATAAGAAGCCCAAAGATCTGATGCGTGCCATTGGCAAAATCGATTCCAACGATTGGAATGTGCGTGAAATCGAAAAGAAAATCGAACTGTCCAAGAAGACGGAAATCCATGGACCCAAGGGCCGTGAAAAGGTGCCGAAGTGGAGCAAGGAACAGTTCCAGGCACGACAGCACAAGATGTCCAAGCCACAGCGACAGGACTCACGTGAGGCGGAAAAGTTCAAGGAGATCGATACCACGCTGCGGAATCTGGATAAGCAGCTGAAGGAGGGACACAATCTGGATGTGGGTGAGCGAGGACGCAACAAAGTGGCCTCGATTGCGGGGCAATTTGTGAAAAAGGACGAGACGCAGTCGGATGAGAAGAACGCGAGCAGTAATGCCACCACGAACACCAACACTGTCATACCAAAATCT AGCTCAAAGGTGGCGCTGGCCTTTAAGAAACAGGCTGCCTCGGAGAAGTGCCGCTTCTGCAAGCAGACCGTCTATCTGATGGAGAAGACCACCGTGGAGGGTCTGGTGCTGCATCGCAATTGCCTTAAGTGTCATCACTGCCACACCAACTTGCGCCTCGGCGGATACGCCTTCGATCGCGATGATCCTCAGGGACGTTTCTACTGCACACAACACTTTAGGCTGCCACCTAAGCCGATGCCACAACGCGTCAACAAGAGA CGCTCAGCTGCCGCACAGCCTGCCTCGCCTGCTGCCGCTCCACAAAGTGCAacagctgccgccgctgcagAAGATGAGCAGCCCATGGACACGTTGCCTGTTCAAGCCGATTTACTGGACAATTCTAGAGCCGCTGCCTCGGCAGATAACATGTCCGACGATGAGGCGAACATTATCGACGAACACGAGTGGAACGGACGCAATTTTCTGCCCGAATCCAACAATGATTCGCAATCGGAACTCTCCAGCTCAGATGAATCGGATACGGACACGGACTCGCAGTTTGAGGAGGCAGACGATTCGCCATTTGGTGCGCAAACGCTGCAGCTGGCCTCGGATTGGATTGGCAAGCAGTATTGCGAGGATAGCGATGATTCGGATGATTTCTACGATTCCAGTGAAGGTATTGCAG ATGATGGCAAAGATGACACCGAGGGCGAAGAGTTTAAGAAGGCCCGTGAACTGCGACGAGAGGAAGTACGTCTGCAACCGCTGCCCGTGAATCTGCCCACGGATACAGAAACCGAG AAACCCCAAGTGGGCAATGACAATAAAGAGAATGTAGAGCGTGCTTCGCTCAAGTCCGCCAACTCCTTTGAGTCGGCACAGAGTCAACCCTCCACGCCGGTTCCCACTCccattgccacgcccacgcgtGCTCAACTCGAGCAGCTGGAGCGCAATGCACCGCGTAAGTTTAGCAGCGAAATCGAAGCCATTAGCGAGAAGTTGTATCACCTCAATAATATGGTCAAAATGAACAAGGATCTGGAGGTGTTGGCCAAGGAGAATCTCGTGAAGAGCGACATTCTGCGCAAGCTAACGCTCAAGGAGAAATGGCTAGCAGAGAATGCAGCCATTGCGGCAGGCATGTCCAATTCCAATCCCAGTGCAGTGAAGCCGAGCAGCTCAATTGTAGCAGCTGCGGTTGCAGTAGGCATCGCTCCACCCAAATCCAAGTTTGATGAGAAGTACGAGAAAGTGGTTAGTCCACCACCTCACCCTGTTGTTGAAGTAAAACCTAAGCCtgtaattgattttaatcTGGATGAGTTGAAACCACGTAAACCCAACTTTGAGGAGCGTCCCAAAGAGCAACTGAAACGCCCTGAAAGTCTGAAAAAACCGCCGCCACTCAGTCCCAAGCCGGAGCGCAAAAGTAGCGCCAATGTGAGCCGCTCCAGCAGCATTAAGAGCAATGCCAGCTCCCATAGTCCGCAGCTGAGAAAAGCTCCGCTGcccaatgaaaacaaaatgcaaattgagaACATTTTGGGCACAATGAAGAagctgcagcggcagcataGCAGCGAATTAGATGAAGACATGGACATCGATGAGGAGCCCAGCAATCCACAACTGAGCAATAAGCTTAAAGAGATTGGCGCCAGCAGTTTTGCAGGCACCATGGATCACATTAAATCACAGATGGTGACGCCCACTGTCCACACGGCAAGCGTGGATTTGTCCAAATATTTTCCCAATCAGAAACAGGAGAAGAGCAATGCtggaaatataaataagaatcAGAAAACGCTGAAAGATGTGGATCTGGCAAGATACTTTCCAAGTAGTCCGGCGCCCCAGCGACGAGCGGTGGAAACGGTGGCAGAGCGTCTAAAGAAGTCGCAAACTGAGGCGGTTTTAGCACCCAGCAAAGAAGCGAAGGACGAGAGCAAGACAGGAGCTAAGGTTGAGACAAAACTAGAGTCAAAAACTGATAACAAAGTAGAGCCCAAAGTAGATCCCAAGACGAAGCCCGTTCCACCTAAACGACAAGCTTCCCTTAACTCATTTAGTTTGCGCGATCATCAGCTTGATGGCGCCTTAGATCTGAGCAAGAAGAAAGCACCGGTTAAAGTTGTAACTACATCTAAAACACCCGCCAAGGTAGCAGCACCAACTAAAACTCCTGTAACTAAGACTCCAAGTGCCACCAGCGTGGGTAAGACAACAACCACGACCAAGGGCAAGGTTAAAATAGTCAAGAAAATTGTGCCCAAGGGCACCAAGGCaaagaaagcagcagcagctgcagctgccgcagccACAAAGGTTACAGGGATTACAGACACCACCGAAATGCAGCCGGAGGAGCCGCAAGTGCCACGCGATGAAGCTGAGCGCATTCTCGATGAAATTCTAGCGGATGGAGCGACTCGTTCACCCAGCTCCGAATACCAGAAGCTCTTCAATGATGAGAAATCGCCCAGCGATTTGTCGGACAAAATCGAGCGTATACTTGAGGATACAGGATTGGATCTGGAGCTTGGCTTGCCGCGACGCAGCAGCAAGAAGCTGGTGAAAACGAAGTCCTTGGGTGAGGGAGATTTTGATATGCAACCCAAACGGTTGACTGGAGTACAGAATATACTCAAACGCTTCGAGTCCATGAGCTCGGTGCACTCGCAGAACAGCGATGAACAGTCCTCGTTCAAGTTGCGTCGCATGGAGTCGAGTACCAGCAACATGAGCAGCTTGAATCGATCTAGGGAGTCATTAGTCTCGGTGAGTGATTCGATGAGTGATCTGGAGCGCACCATGGATTATTTGCGCAATGAATGGCGCAATGAGGCCACCAACTTTTTGCAAAAGAAACGCGACAAGTTCTATGCTCAAAAAGAGGAGCAACAAAAGCCAATTGAGCTGCCAAAAGAACAGCAAAAGGTTATGGAATTACCAGTTCAATATCGGGACTCCAAACTAGCCAAGTTCTTTGGACTGGCGACACGTAAATCGCCAGAGAAACGCAAGTCGCCTGAGAAGCGCAAATCGCCTGAGAAACGCAAATCGCCgcttaagaaattaaaatccCCGAGCAAGAGTCTCAAAGCAAGCAAAACTAATAACTCGCTTGAGGAATTGGCTAAAATTAGCAATGCGCGGCAGGCAAAGAAAACGCCGGCAAAGTTGCCAGAGAAGGTCAACAAAGTGGAAAAGAAGCTGCCAGTTAAAGTGGCTCCACCGAAACCAGCAACTCCTGTGCCGGATGATTTTGAAATACTCGATCTGTTAGACAAGGCAACCGAAGCCAAAGAGCTAGAACGTTCAAAGACGAAAAGCCCATTGGTAGAAATTGCCCTTGTTGTCGAGGCAACCAGCGAAGTGTTAAATGTGGAGCCAGAGGCAACTGTTGAACGAACTGTGGTTGTGGAGGATATTAAGAACCTGCCCAAGACAGGCTGTGACAAGTCGCTGAACAACTCCCGGCGTGGTTCTCAGGCGAGCCTTGTGCTCTCCCGACGTCAATCGGAAGTTTCTCTGACTGAAAAACTGCAGCTGGATGCACTGGAAGTACTCCAGAGCATAGAGCTAGAGCGTGAGGCCTTAGCGGATGTTGAGCACGTGGATGATATGTTCCAGAGCATGGTAGATGAACTAGAACAGACGCCTGCTCAAGAACCTACCATTTATATGGACGATGAGCTGGATGCGGATTCATTGTGCACCACCATCAGCAAGAGTCCCAGTGCTCAGCCTGTGACGGTGGTTAAGCGTGGCAGCTCGGAGGAACATAGCATCGAGAAGCTCCTTGGCGATGTCTCCGATGAAATGCTGGTCAACGTTGATTTCGATTCTAACGATGAACTGGTGGGAATTGCGTCCAGTGTTAAACAGAGTGTAAATAGCTCTGTAGAGCGAGACTTCGTGGATAAATTAGAGTCGCTGGAACGTGATGAAGTTCCCTTAAATAACACACCCCGCTTTGGACAAACGCTGCAGCCTAACATGGATGAAGTGGATGGCGGCTGTTTTCCATCGCGTCCACAGCGCAGACAGAAGAGTAGTTCCTCGTCCAGCGAGCCCACTTTACCAGTGGCACCGCAGCGTCTGAAGAAGAAGTTGGCTAAGCTGACGCCCGACAGCATGCCGCCTTCGGTTCAGGATTTGTTGCAACAGCTAAGTCCCAAAATCGAAAAGGAGACACAGGCAACACCAGAGGAGCCAATGAAGTTCCCTAGGCTGGCAGTAGAGGAAGATGTCGTGGATCATCCCAAGGCAGTTAACTTAAAGACCCCAGAAATGCAGCGAAAGCAGCCAGCAACTGTTGCCAGTTCACCAAAGTCCCTAGACAGTCAGAGCAACTCGCTGAAGAGTGAAAACTCCTCTCGTGGCAGTCTCATTGAGCCACCCAAGTTGGTGACGCCACCCAAATCACAGCGCAGCAAAGAGAACTCCCTCGACTGGGACATGGAGAAGCTGCCCGTCTCACCGATGCCGCGTCGCAAGCAACCCCCCGTTGTGGCTGCCAGCAAAGAGAGTTCCCTTGAGTGGGACATGGAAAAATTGCCCAACAGTCCCATGCCACCCCGTCGTCGCATTGCAGCTCCGAAGTCCGCTAATGTGTCGCCCAGCAATTCCATACAGCTGCTGAACAATCTGCCCTCAGCCGAGGATGAGCAGCGCATCATTGAGGAATTCGAGCGCGAGCGTCGTCAGGCACTCATCAAACGTGACGAGAGCTTTGAGGCTGCGGCCGCAGAGCAGCGACGTCAGGAGtcgcagcagagcagcagcaactccaGTGCTAGCAAGCGTAGTCTCCCGCCGCCCACGCCCCCTACACCACCAACGACACGACGTGGCACCACCCAGGATACGGGCAGCCGACGAGAGTCGATTCGCAAGGACGGTACCCCGCCTATGTTCAAGAAACTGGATCTGGGTGACGATAGCAACTCGACACTGGACACAACGACGGCGTCCACGAGACGCAGCTCCTTTGCATTTATTGAATTACAGGACAACAAGCCGGTAATTGTCCCCATGCCGCGCAAGCTGCACTTGCCCAAGCTAGAGCCGGCCAAGTATGTACCGGAAGTTAGGGACGAAGCGGAACCAGTGCCAGAAGTGTTTAAGGATCGTGCCTGGCCGAAGCCGCAGACAGGTGAACTGCATGCGGACAGCGAGGATGAGGATCTAGAAGAGGAGGATCCCAAGTCAAAACTGCCTGAGTATGCGCGCTCCGACTCACCACCTTCGGCTGCTTTCCAGAATCGACAGTGGCCCGATGGCAAAACGGTGTTTGATCAAACCGATGCCAAGCCCTCGCTAGAAGCGGATGATATACTCGGTCTGCTGGACAGCTCACGTCCTAAGCCGAGGCGCTTCAATAATAAGCCACGCTCACAGTCACCGCAACCCTTCAAGCCTTTGGCGGACAGCGCTCGCCTCAGCTCCAAGTCCGTGAGTGATCTCAAAAAGAATACACCCGTTTCGGGATCGATGCATTCGCTATCAGCACAGTCCAGCCAAGATACAGACACCCGCTCCACAGCTACTACAGTAGCCACATCACGACCTTTGAGCTATGTAGTGAACTACGATGAGCCTGAGGATGCCAACATGAAGGCGCTGCTCGATCGCAGCAAGCGATTGCACAACCGTAAGAGGGAGTTTGTCAATGAACGCGTTGTGGAGCGCAATCCTTATATGCGGGATGTGATCAGAAGCACCGATCGTGCCGATTACGAACCCGATGAGGAGTTGTCCAGCTATAGACCTAGGCATTACACGACTAAAGCGCCCAGCAGTCGCTTCCCCAGCTCATCATCGTATGCTAGAACCTCAGCACCACGCAGCAACTACGATTACCTCAGCAGTAACAGCCTcgccggcagcagcagcgattaTCTCAGTCGAAGACCCTACACAGGATTAGGAACGAGcagcgcagcaacaacaagctcAAGCTCCGGTTATTATCCAAGCAGTACGCATCTGAGTGATCTTTTCCGGCGTCGCAATCCCGCCACCAGCAGTAGCTCCAGCTATGGattgcccagcagcagcaaagagtC ACGTCGCTTCAACTATTATCTCTATTGA